The Streptomyces sp. NBC_00510 genomic interval TTGCGCCAGCGCAGGTAGGCGTGCAGGGCCCGGGTCTGGACGGTGTGGTTGCGGTGGTGGGAGTTGGCGACGGTGAACTGTCGTAGCGGCCCGAAGTGGGCCTCGATCGGGTTGGCCCAGGACGCGTAGGTCGGGGTGAAGCACAGCTCGACCCGGTTCTTCTTCGCCCAGCGCCGGATCTTGTCGCCTTTGTGGGCGGAGAGGTTGTCCAAGATGACGTAGATCGGGGCGCCGTCCGGGCGGGCAGCGCGGATCGACCTGAGTGCGGCCAGTGTGTTGCCAGCTCCCTTCCTGCGGCGGCTGACGCCCCAGAGGGTGTCGTCGCCGACGGAGTAGCAGCCGTGGAAGTATCGGACGCCGTGGGTGCGGTGGTAGGTGGCAGGGTGCCGTTCAGGATGACCGGCAGGGGCCCAGGACAGGCCGGCGGTGGGTCGGATGCCGAGCGGGCCGAACTCATCGAACGCGAAGACCCGGTCGGGGAAGCGGTCCAGGACGTGTTCGATGCGGTCGAGCTTGGTGTCGCGCTCGGGGTCCGGGGACTCCTTCCACGTCTTGGTGCGCTGGAAGGTGACGCCGCGGCGAGCGAGTAGGCAACGTAACGCCTCGCGGCCGATGCAGATGACGCGGCCTTGAACTTTCCGCAGGTAGGCGGCGAGTTTGCGGATGGACCAGCGGGTGAAGGGCTGGCCGAGCTTGGTCGGGCGAGTGATGGCCGTCTGGACGACGAAGTCCTCGTCGTCAGGACTGAGCAGGCGGGGACGGCCTCCCGCCCAGCGAGGGTCCAGGCAGGCCAGGCCGCTCTCGTTGAACCGGTGGATCACCTCCCGGACGGTGTCCTCGTCGGCCTGCACCAGCTGCGCAATCACTGGCACCCGGTTCCCGCCCGCCGAAGCCAGCAGCATCATCGCGCGTCGGTAGCGCACCGAACTGGTGCTGCCCCGGCGCACGATCTGCTGCAGCTTCTGCCCCTCCTGATCGGTCAGTCTGCGCACCCGCACAGGCTCAGCCACCGCACCTCCAGCAGTTGGATCGGACGTCACCGCACATCCAACCGCCGCCATCACCAACCCGGCGAACCTTCCCGGTCAGAGCACTAGAAATACGCTGTCCGGGTCGGCATGCCGGGCCAGGGTGGCAAGGGCGGTCATGTCCCGTGTCCAGCGCTGTGTGTCTCCGAGCGGGTAATAGGTATGAACAGCCACGAAATTCACCCTGCGTCCGCCAACCGAGACCTCGGCAGTGGTCTGGGGCCAAGCGGTATCCACATGCGTAACGCCGCCGTGAGACAGCGGGTGTCGTGAGTAGATCGAGGAGTCGTACTCCGCGTGGAGTTCTTGGTAGGGCATCACTCCACCAAGGCCTGCCTTGTCGAGTGCGCTCTCACCTCCCGACGACATCTGCTCCACAACCAGCACATCGATCCGCTCAGTGCGGACCAACGCCACCAGCGCGTACGCATCGACGCGGCCGCCATTGGCGTTGATGGTTACCACGCGCAAGTCAAGGGATTTCGGCGGCACATGCCTGCGCTCAGGTATGAACCGTGGTGCAAGCAGCACTACGTGGACGATCACCAGCGCCGCAACGACCGCCACGACCCATCGGGACCGCAGAGCAGGGACGGCGGCCGTCGCGGCCAGCACCAGCACACAGAGGACGGTCGAGTAGGGAAAGAGCACCATGGGTATCGCGAGCGGCGTTCCCGCGTCGAGTCCCGTCAGCCGAACGACGAGCAGAGCGGCGGGTGCGGCAATCGAGATGCCCCAGCCCAGCGACCCCCACGTTCGTCCGCGCCGACCGGATGACCGCCGATCCGAATCACGGGGGACGTCAGAGACCGTGCTTTCCATGGATTCCTACTCCTGGGTCTGCCCGGCGAGATGGTTCGTGATCACCGGTTCCCACCACGGCCGGCACTTCATCCATCCTCACCGGGTCCTCGACGGCTCCCCGGACCCGCGGGCGAGCCGGCAGTCCGGCCGCCCACGTCCTTGACACCGCTACGAGCCTGCGCCGTCCAGGTTGCGCACGACGGCTCACTTGTTACGGCTGGTAGACCTCCTCCATCGCGATGACCTCGTGCTTCGCGTTGACATCGAGGTAGAACTCGTGAGTTGCGAGCGCCTCCTTGTTCTCCACCAGCCAGCTCGAACTCACCGTTTCCGGGGTCGAGCTGGTCGAGGTCTCCTTGAAAACCCTGATGGACGCGTTGGAGTCGAGGGTGTACGACTCGGCCGGGCCGGGGGTGTACTCAATGTCCTCGATGACGCTCTCGTCCACCTTGCAGGTGTCCTGGGTTACGTGCACGGTGACGACGCCCTGGGTGGCCTCGACCGACTGCAGCCCGAAGAAGTTGTCGTAACCCGTCTTCACGGTGCACGCCTTCAAGATGTCGTCGGAGTCGCCGGGAACGCTCGTCGAGGCCGAGGGGGTGACGCCGGACGCGGCATCGGCCGAGGACGAACCATTCGCTGCCGCACTAGAGGTGGTACCGGACGATCCGCACGCGGTCGTGAGGAACGCGACGGCGAGGCCGATAACGACGGCGGTGGCTTGACGACGGTTGCTGGGCATACTACACCTTCTCAGTTTTCTATCTTTTCAGTGGCTGTGCCGGCGCCGCAGGAGAAATTGAACCAGAGCCAGGAATTGCTGCGTCGAATTCACGCGTGCACATAAACCGCGTGGCGCCAATCAGGCTTCAAGCGCCGGGCACTGCGCAAACAGTAGGTCAGCGCTGACGTCAGGGGCAAATGGAATTTGAGCGTCAAGCACATGCCGAGCATCCGACCAGACTTCCGCCAATTCCTTAAGATGACAGCCTCGTTCATGCTGCTGGGCGACGTCCAACCAGCGGATGCGGTGGCTCCACATGGACCCAGGAAAGAATATGCCTGCCAAAATGCCGACGGACTGACGGTCATAGTGACCTGCCGAGGACTCATCTGTTACCAAACGAGGACGGCTGCGCCTTCGTGTGTGGGACACCAGGGCCGGCACTGTCGAACTGGCCATCCCCGAGCTACGGCGGGGTAGTTACCTCCCGTACGGGCTGCTGGAACGCCACCGTCGGGCCGAACAGACTCTGATCTTGGTTGTGGCCACTGCCTACCTGCTGGGCGTGTCCACTCGCCGGGTGGGCTGGCTCGCCGAGCCCCTCGGCGTGACACAGCTGAACAAATCTCATGTCAGTGTGTCGCGGCATCTGGACGAGCAATTGGCCACGTTCCGCCGGCCGCTGGAGCCCACGGCCTGTCCGAGGTCCAGTCCGTCGTCTCCGAAGCCGACGCCCCGCAGCCGG includes:
- a CDS encoding IS630 family transposase translates to MAAVGCAVTSDPTAGGAVAEPVRVRRLTDQEGQKLQQIVRRGSTSSVRYRRAMMLLASAGGNRVPVIAQLVQADEDTVREVIHRFNESGLACLDPRWAGGRPRLLSPDDEDFVVQTAITRPTKLGQPFTRWSIRKLAAYLRKVQGRVICIGREALRCLLARRGVTFQRTKTWKESPDPERDTKLDRIEHVLDRFPDRVFAFDEFGPLGIRPTAGLSWAPAGHPERHPATYHRTHGVRYFHGCYSVGDDTLWGVSRRRKGAGNTLAALRSIRAARPDGAPIYVILDNLSAHKGDKIRRWAKKNRVELCFTPTYASWANPIEAHFGPLRQFTVANSHHRNHTVQTRALHAYLRWRNKNARHPDVLAAQRKERARIRSEKGLRWGGRPAKVA
- a CDS encoding endonuclease/exonuclease/phosphatase family protein — encoded protein: MESTVSDVPRDSDRRSSGRRGRTWGSLGWGISIAAPAALLVVRLTGLDAGTPLAIPMVLFPYSTVLCVLVLAATAAVPALRSRWVVAVVAALVIVHVVLLAPRFIPERRHVPPKSLDLRVVTINANGGRVDAYALVALVRTERIDVLVVEQMSSGGESALDKAGLGGVMPYQELHAEYDSSIYSRHPLSHGGVTHVDTAWPQTTAEVSVGGRRVNFVAVHTYYPLGDTQRWTRDMTALATLARHADPDSVFLVL